The following proteins are encoded in a genomic region of Nocardioides renjunii:
- the rlmN gene encoding 23S rRNA (adenine(2503)-C(2))-methyltransferase RlmN, producing MSESTQQPIKTLPLVFDEPRGRRKPPRHLADLDEAGRKALLEEMGLPGFRAKQLSTHYFGRLVDDPAEMTDLPSGQRDELVAALLPHLMTPLRTMEADRGTTRKTLWKLFDGALVESVLMRYPDRATICVSSQAGCGMACPFCATGMGGLQRNMSTAEIVEQVVAGARSLARGEVPGGPGRVSNVVFMGMGEPLANYKAVIGAVRRLTDPSPAGLGMSARGVTVSTVGLVPRINQLADEGIPVTLALSLHAPDDELRNELVPINTRFSVAQTVEAAWNYAARTKRRVSIEYAMMRGINDQAERADLLGDVLNSYGDWGWVHVNLIPLNPIEGSKWTASDPADEREFVRRLEAKGIPTTVRDTRGREIDGACGQLAAKE from the coding sequence ATGTCCGAATCCACCCAGCAGCCGATCAAGACCCTGCCGCTCGTCTTCGACGAGCCCCGCGGGCGCCGCAAGCCGCCGCGGCACCTCGCCGACCTCGACGAGGCCGGCCGCAAGGCGCTGCTGGAGGAGATGGGCCTGCCCGGCTTCCGCGCCAAGCAGCTGTCCACCCACTACTTCGGCCGCCTCGTCGACGACCCCGCGGAGATGACCGACCTGCCGTCGGGCCAGCGCGACGAGCTCGTGGCGGCGCTGCTGCCGCACCTGATGACGCCGCTGCGCACCATGGAGGCCGACCGGGGCACCACCCGCAAGACCCTGTGGAAGCTCTTCGACGGCGCGCTCGTGGAGTCGGTGCTGATGCGCTACCCCGACCGCGCGACCATCTGCGTCTCCAGCCAGGCCGGCTGCGGCATGGCCTGCCCGTTCTGCGCGACCGGCATGGGCGGGCTGCAGCGCAACATGTCGACCGCCGAGATCGTCGAGCAGGTCGTGGCCGGCGCGCGCTCCCTCGCCCGCGGTGAGGTCCCCGGCGGACCGGGCCGCGTCTCCAACGTCGTGTTCATGGGCATGGGCGAGCCGCTGGCCAACTACAAGGCCGTCATCGGCGCCGTGCGCCGCCTCACCGACCCCTCGCCCGCCGGCCTCGGCATGAGCGCCCGCGGCGTCACCGTGTCCACCGTCGGCCTGGTGCCGCGGATCAACCAGCTCGCCGACGAGGGCATCCCCGTCACGCTGGCCCTCAGCCTCCACGCGCCCGACGACGAGCTGCGCAACGAGCTGGTGCCGATCAACACCCGCTTCTCGGTCGCCCAGACCGTCGAGGCGGCGTGGAACTACGCCGCCAGGACCAAGCGCCGGGTCTCGATCGAGTACGCCATGATGCGCGGCATCAACGACCAGGCAGAGCGGGCCGACCTGCTGGGCGACGTCCTGAACTCGTACGGCGACTGGGGCTGGGTGCACGTCAACCTGATCCCGCTCAACCCGATCGAGGGCTCGAAGTGGACCGCGTCCGACCCCGCGGACGAGCGCGAGTTCGTCCGCCGGCTCGAGGCCAAGGGCATCCCCACCACCGTCCGCGACACCCGCGGCCGGGAGATCGACGGCGCCTGCGGCCAGCTGGCCGCCAAGGAGTAG